From the Bacillus tuaregi genome, one window contains:
- the sucD gene encoding succinate--CoA ligase subunit alpha, protein MSVFINKDTKVIVQGITGSTALFHTKQMLEYGTKIVGGTSPGKGGQEVEGVPVFNTVKDAVDATGATASVIYVPAAFAADAIIEAVDAEIELAICITEHIPVLDMVKVKRYMEGKKTRLVGPNCPGVITADECKIGIMPGYIHKKGHVGVVSRSGTLTYEAVHQLTQAGIGQTTAVGIGGDPVNGTNFIDVLKAFNEDPETEAVIMIGEIGGTAEEEAAEWVKANMTKPVVGFIGGRTAPPGKRMGHAGAIISGGKGTADEKIRVMNECGIKVADTPSVMGETLITVLKEKGLYEKCKTH, encoded by the coding sequence GTGAGCGTATTTATTAATAAAGATACAAAAGTAATTGTTCAAGGGATTACAGGATCCACTGCCCTTTTTCATACAAAACAAATGTTAGAATATGGTACTAAAATTGTTGGAGGTACGTCACCAGGTAAGGGTGGACAAGAGGTTGAAGGCGTACCCGTGTTTAACACAGTGAAAGATGCTGTAGATGCTACAGGTGCAACTGCATCAGTTATTTATGTTCCTGCTGCTTTTGCTGCCGATGCTATTATTGAAGCAGTAGACGCTGAGATTGAGCTCGCTATTTGTATTACTGAGCATATTCCAGTACTGGATATGGTAAAAGTGAAACGTTATATGGAAGGCAAGAAAACCCGCTTAGTCGGACCTAACTGCCCGGGAGTGATTACAGCTGATGAATGTAAAATTGGTATCATGCCAGGATACATTCACAAAAAAGGCCACGTTGGTGTTGTATCCCGATCTGGAACATTAACATATGAAGCGGTTCATCAATTAACACAGGCTGGTATTGGCCAAACAACGGCTGTGGGAATTGGCGGAGACCCTGTTAACGGTACAAACTTCATCGATGTTCTTAAAGCATTCAATGAGGACCCAGAAACCGAAGCAGTGATCATGATTGGTGAAATCGGTGGAACAGCTGAAGAAGAAGCTGCAGAATGGGTAAAAGCTAATATGACAAAGCCGGTTGTTGGCTTTATTGGTGGTCGTACAGCACCTCCAGGAAAACGTATGGGTCATGCAGGAGCGATTATTTCAGGCGGTAAAGGTACGGCAGATGAAAAAATTCGTGTGATGAATGAATGTGGCATCAAAGTGGCCGACACCCCTTCTGTAATGGGAGAAACGTTAATTACTGTTTTAAAGGAAAAGGGTCTTTACGAAAAATGTAAAACACATTAA
- the rimM gene encoding ribosome maturation factor RimM (Essential for efficient processing of 16S rRNA) codes for MEKWFNVGKVVNTHGIKGEVRVISKTDFADERYKKGNSLFLFKQGQSEPIELIVKTHRTHKNFDLLSFEGYDDINQIELFKDGLLKVPESQLGALDEDEYYFHEIIGCTVLTADGTEIGKVTEILTPGANDVWVVKGKGKENLIPYIEEVVKEIDVEEKKIIISPLEGLLS; via the coding sequence ATGGAGAAGTGGTTTAATGTCGGAAAAGTTGTGAATACACACGGAATTAAAGGTGAGGTTCGTGTGATTTCCAAAACAGATTTCGCGGATGAGCGATATAAAAAAGGAAATTCTTTATTTCTATTTAAACAGGGTCAGAGTGAACCAATTGAATTAATTGTCAAAACTCATCGTACCCATAAAAACTTTGATCTGCTTTCCTTTGAGGGATATGATGATATTAATCAGATTGAATTGTTTAAGGACGGGTTGTTGAAGGTTCCTGAAAGTCAGCTTGGAGCACTGGATGAGGATGAGTATTATTTTCATGAAATCATTGGCTGCACGGTATTGACAGCTGATGGTACTGAAATTGGAAAAGTAACGGAAATCCTAACACCAGGGGCAAATGATGTTTGGGTTGTGAAGGGTAAGGGTAAGGAGAACTTAATCCCTTATATTGAGGAAGTTGTCAAAGAAATTGACGTTGAGGAGAAAAAGATTATTATCTCCCCGCTCGAGGGACTTTTGTCATGA
- a CDS encoding ribonuclease HII: MKLKWTIKEIEKKLVAIKDEQDDFFRQLQQDERKGVQTLINKWHREQRMRKLQHERFLEMTVYEKKYRKAGYQLIAGIDEVGRGPLAGPVVAAAVILPGDFYLPGIDDSKKLTEQKREHLYQEIKAKAIAIGLGIIDNNEIDHINIFAATKKAMMSAISQLEPKPEFLLIDAMKLDTPYPQESIIKGDGLSISIAAASIVAKVTRDRMLKEYDLQYPNYGFANHAGYGTKEHLESIQANGITPIHRKSFAPIKEYISRG, from the coding sequence ATGAAATTGAAATGGACAATAAAGGAAATAGAAAAGAAGCTGGTCGCGATAAAGGATGAACAGGATGATTTTTTTCGACAGCTCCAGCAGGATGAAAGAAAAGGAGTTCAAACCCTTATAAATAAATGGCATCGCGAGCAGAGGATGCGGAAGCTGCAGCACGAGAGATTTCTGGAAATGACCGTATATGAAAAGAAATATAGAAAAGCAGGCTATCAATTGATTGCGGGGATTGATGAAGTTGGACGAGGTCCACTAGCGGGTCCGGTTGTGGCTGCCGCTGTTATCCTACCTGGAGACTTTTATCTGCCAGGTATTGACGATTCCAAAAAACTAACTGAGCAAAAACGAGAGCATTTGTATCAAGAAATAAAAGCTAAAGCTATAGCCATTGGTCTTGGTATTATTGATAATAATGAAATTGACCACATAAATATTTTTGCTGCCACAAAAAAAGCAATGATGTCCGCTATCTCACAATTAGAGCCAAAACCTGAATTTCTTTTAATTGATGCAATGAAACTAGATACACCATACCCGCAGGAGTCAATTATTAAAGGCGATGGATTAAGTATTTCCATTGCAGCAGCATCGATTGTGGCAAAGGTAACACGAGATCGCATGTTAAAGGAGTATGACCTGCAATATCCAAACTACGGCTTTGCTAACCACGCAGGCTATGGGACAAAAGAGCATTTGGAATCCATTCAAGCCAATGGAATTACACCCATCCATCGTAAGAGCTTCGCTCCTATAAAGGAATACATATCTCGAGGGTAA
- the topA gene encoding type I DNA topoisomerase, which translates to MSEFLVIVESPAKAKTIEKYLGKKYKVKASMGHIRDLPKSQMGIDYEKQFEPKYITIRGKGPILKDLKTAAKKAKKVYLAADPDREGEAIAWHLANSLNVDVNSDCRVVFNEITKDAIKESFKHPRPINMDLVDAQQARRILDRLVGYNISPLLWKKVKKGLSAGRVQSVAVRLIIDREKEIKAFIPEEYWTINGEFLKGTESFEASFYGIDKKKVELGSESDVEAVLKQMDGNRFTVENVTKKERRRNPAAPFTTSSLQQEAARKLNFRARKTMMLAQQLYEGIDIGSEGTIGLITYMRTDSTRISDIAKGEAAQYIETTYGKNYLQEEQRKEKKNANAQDAHEAIRPTSALREPSSLKEFLSRDQLRLYKLIWERFVASQMSAAVMDTMSVDLKNGPVIFRATGSKIKFPGFMKVYVEGTDDNAEEKKDRLLPDLREGDVVLKKDIDPKQHFTQPPPRYTEARLVRTLEELGIGRPSTFAPTLDTIQKRGYVALENKRFIPTELGEIVTELMFDFFPEILNVEFTAKMEQDLDNIEEGQINWVKIIDDFYQGFEKKLKIAEKEMEHVEIKDEPAGEDCEQCGNPMVFKMGRYGKFMACSNFPDCRNTKAIVKEIGVKCPKCNEGNIIERKSKKKRIFYGCDRFPECDFLSWDKPLPRKCPKCEALLVEKKLKKGIQVQCVECDYKEEPQS; encoded by the coding sequence ATGTCAGAGTTTCTTGTAATCGTTGAATCACCTGCAAAGGCTAAGACGATTGAGAAGTATTTAGGGAAGAAATATAAAGTAAAAGCATCGATGGGACATATTAGGGATTTACCTAAGAGTCAAATGGGTATTGATTATGAAAAACAGTTTGAACCGAAATATATTACGATTCGAGGTAAAGGTCCTATTTTGAAGGATTTAAAAACAGCTGCAAAAAAGGCAAAGAAAGTATATCTTGCAGCTGACCCTGATCGCGAAGGGGAAGCCATTGCTTGGCATTTAGCGAATAGTTTAAACGTAGACGTAAACTCTGATTGTCGAGTTGTTTTTAATGAAATAACAAAAGATGCTATAAAAGAGTCGTTTAAGCATCCTCGTCCAATTAATATGGATTTAGTGGATGCACAGCAGGCGAGAAGAATCCTAGACCGACTAGTAGGATATAACATTAGCCCATTATTATGGAAAAAGGTAAAAAAGGGTTTGAGTGCTGGTAGAGTTCAATCGGTCGCTGTTCGTTTGATTATTGATAGAGAAAAAGAGATTAAAGCATTTATCCCTGAAGAATATTGGACAATCAATGGTGAGTTTTTAAAAGGGACTGAGAGCTTCGAGGCATCGTTTTACGGGATAGATAAGAAGAAAGTAGAGCTAGGCTCTGAGTCAGATGTAGAAGCAGTCTTAAAGCAAATGGATGGTAACCGGTTCACTGTCGAAAATGTGACGAAAAAAGAACGTCGCCGAAATCCGGCTGCCCCTTTTACGACTTCTTCATTACAGCAGGAAGCAGCAAGAAAGCTGAATTTCAGAGCTAGAAAGACGATGATGCTTGCGCAGCAGCTTTATGAAGGTATAGATATTGGAAGTGAAGGTACAATTGGTCTTATTACATATATGAGAACAGATTCTACCCGTATCTCTGATATAGCAAAGGGAGAAGCTGCACAATATATCGAAACCACCTATGGTAAGAACTATTTGCAGGAAGAACAGCGTAAGGAAAAGAAAAATGCAAACGCACAGGATGCCCATGAAGCTATTCGCCCGACAAGTGCTTTACGTGAACCGAGTAGCCTAAAGGAATTCCTTTCTCGGGATCAATTGCGACTGTATAAATTAATTTGGGAACGATTTGTAGCAAGTCAAATGTCTGCTGCTGTCATGGATACAATGAGTGTTGATTTAAAGAATGGTCCTGTCATATTCAGAGCAACGGGTTCAAAAATCAAGTTTCCTGGCTTTATGAAGGTTTATGTAGAAGGAACGGATGATAATGCCGAGGAGAAAAAAGACCGCTTACTTCCTGATTTGCGTGAAGGTGACGTGGTCTTGAAGAAGGATATCGATCCTAAGCAGCATTTTACACAGCCACCTCCGCGATATACAGAAGCAAGGCTGGTAAGAACTCTTGAAGAGCTTGGAATCGGGCGTCCCTCAACATTTGCACCGACATTAGATACCATTCAAAAGAGAGGCTACGTTGCCCTAGAAAATAAACGCTTTATTCCGACTGAACTCGGAGAGATTGTGACAGAATTAATGTTTGATTTCTTCCCGGAAATACTTAATGTGGAATTTACGGCTAAAATGGAACAAGATTTGGATAACATTGAAGAGGGTCAAATAAACTGGGTAAAAATCATTGATGATTTTTACCAAGGGTTTGAGAAGAAGCTTAAAATAGCTGAGAAAGAAATGGAACATGTAGAAATTAAAGATGAGCCTGCCGGTGAAGATTGTGAGCAATGTGGAAATCCGATGGTATTTAAAATGGGTCGCTATGGAAAATTCATGGCATGTAGCAATTTTCCTGACTGTCGAAATACAAAGGCTATTGTAAAGGAAATAGGTGTCAAGTGTCCGAAATGTAATGAAGGTAATATAATTGAAAGAAAAAGTAAGAAAAAACGGATATTCTATGGTTGTGATCGCTTTCCAGAATGTGATTTTCTTTCTTGGGATAAGCCATTACCTCGCAAATGTCCTAAATGTGAAGCGCTCCTAGTAGAAAAGAAGCTTAAAAAGGGTATACAGGTACAATGCGTGGAATGTGATTATAAAGAAGAGCCGCAAAGTTAA
- the sucC gene encoding ADP-forming succinate--CoA ligase subunit beta: MNIHEYQGKEILRMYGVEVPNGKVAFTVEEAVEAAKQLGSDVCVVKAQIHAGGRGKAGGVKVAKNLDEVRTYATEILGKTLITHQTGPEGKEVKRLLIEEGCDIKKEYYVGLVLDRATSRVTLMASEEGGTEIEEVAEKTPEKIFKEEIDPVLGLMPYQARRIAFNINIPHNLINQAVKFMMGLYNAYVEKDCSIAEINPLVVTGDGKVMALDAKLNFDSNSLYRQKDVLEYRDLEEEDPKEIEASKYDLSYVSLDGNIGCMVNGAGLAMSTMDIIKHYGGDPANFLDVGGGATAEKVTEAFKIILSDPNVKGIFVNIFGGIMKCDVIATGVVEAAKQLGLEVPLVVRLEGTNVDLGKQILRESGLNIVPAESMADGAQKIVTLVK; this comes from the coding sequence ATGAATATTCATGAGTACCAAGGAAAAGAAATCCTCAGAATGTATGGGGTAGAGGTTCCAAATGGTAAAGTTGCATTTACTGTCGAAGAAGCAGTGGAAGCAGCGAAGCAACTTGGATCCGATGTTTGTGTCGTGAAAGCGCAGATTCACGCAGGTGGAAGAGGAAAAGCTGGCGGTGTAAAAGTCGCAAAAAATTTGGATGAGGTTCGTACATACGCAACTGAAATTCTGGGTAAAACACTTATCACGCATCAAACAGGTCCAGAAGGCAAGGAAGTCAAACGCTTACTTATCGAAGAGGGCTGTGACATTAAGAAAGAGTACTATGTTGGTCTTGTATTAGACCGCGCGACTTCAAGAGTGACCTTAATGGCCTCTGAAGAAGGTGGAACTGAGATTGAAGAAGTGGCAGAAAAGACTCCAGAGAAAATCTTTAAAGAAGAAATTGATCCGGTGTTGGGATTAATGCCATATCAAGCACGCAGAATCGCCTTTAATATTAATATTCCGCATAATCTAATCAACCAGGCTGTAAAGTTTATGATGGGACTTTACAATGCTTATGTTGAAAAGGATTGCTCAATTGCTGAAATCAACCCGCTTGTTGTAACAGGTGATGGAAAAGTAATGGCACTTGATGCAAAATTAAACTTTGATTCAAATTCACTATATAGACAAAAAGATGTTCTTGAATACCGTGACCTTGAAGAGGAAGACCCAAAAGAGATCGAAGCATCTAAATATGATTTAAGCTATGTTTCTCTAGATGGGAACATAGGCTGCATGGTAAACGGAGCTGGACTTGCCATGTCAACAATGGATATTATTAAACATTATGGCGGAGATCCGGCAAACTTCCTTGATGTTGGGGGCGGTGCCACAGCTGAAAAGGTAACAGAAGCTTTCAAAATTATCCTTTCTGATCCAAATGTTAAAGGTATTTTTGTTAATATCTTTGGTGGAATCATGAAGTGTGATGTTATTGCAACGGGTGTTGTCGAAGCTGCGAAGCAATTAGGTCTTGAAGTGCCGCTTGTTGTACGTTTAGAAGGTACAAACGTAGATCTTGGTAAACAAATTTTACGTGAATCAGGTCTTAATATTGTTCCTGCTGAGTCAATGGCTGACGGAGCACAAAAAATCGTTACACTAGTGAAGTAA
- the trmD gene encoding tRNA (guanosine(37)-N1)-methyltransferase TrmD: MMKIDVLTLFPEMFPGVLGTSILKRAEDIKAVSYRIVNFRDYADNKHHTVDDYPYGGGAGMVLKPQPIFDAVADLTVKSEVEKPRVVLLCPQGARYNQKKAEELAQADHLIFICGHYEGYDERIREHVVTDEISIGDFVLTGGELGAMVIIDSVVRLLPDVLGNQQSHIKDSFSTGLLEHPHYTRPAEFRDMKVPDVLLSGNHRLIDEWRAKESLKRTFLRRPDLLEDFELDDKQKKWLQELIQKQERNK; encoded by the coding sequence ATGATGAAAATTGATGTATTGACACTGTTTCCTGAAATGTTTCCTGGCGTACTCGGGACCTCTATTTTAAAACGGGCAGAAGACATAAAGGCAGTTTCCTATCGGATTGTAAATTTTCGTGATTATGCTGATAACAAGCATCATACAGTGGATGATTATCCATATGGTGGGGGAGCCGGAATGGTGTTGAAACCACAGCCGATTTTTGATGCGGTAGCGGATTTAACAGTAAAATCAGAAGTAGAGAAACCACGTGTTGTTTTGCTTTGTCCACAGGGAGCACGCTATAATCAAAAAAAGGCTGAGGAGCTAGCGCAGGCTGACCATTTAATTTTTATTTGCGGGCATTATGAAGGCTATGATGAAAGAATTAGAGAGCATGTGGTGACAGATGAAATTTCGATTGGTGATTTTGTTCTGACAGGTGGAGAATTGGGAGCGATGGTGATTATTGACAGCGTTGTACGACTTTTGCCTGATGTCTTAGGAAACCAACAGTCTCATATCAAGGATTCCTTCAGTACAGGTCTCTTGGAGCATCCACATTACACTCGTCCTGCTGAATTTAGGGATATGAAGGTCCCGGATGTACTGCTGTCCGGGAATCACCGTTTAATAGACGAATGGCGGGCCAAGGAATCATTAAAAAGAACGTTTTTACGGCGTCCTGATTTGCTGGAGGATTTTGAATTAGATGATAAGCAAAAAAAATGGCTTCAGGAGTTAATCCAGAAGCAAGAAAGAAATAAGTAG
- the trmFO gene encoding FADH(2)-oxidizing methylenetetrahydrofolate--tRNA-(uracil(54)-C(5))-methyltransferase TrmFO produces MSDKFVNVIGAGLAGSEAAWQLAIRGISVRLYEMRPVKQTPAHHTDKFAELVCSNSLRANNLTNAVGVLKEEMRQLDSVIIRSADECAVPAGGALAVDRHEFAGHVTDSVKNHPNVTVMNEEVTEIPEGVTIIATGPLTSSALAEKLKTMTGEDYLYFYDAAAPIVEKDSIDMNKVYLKSRYDKGEAAYLNCPMTEEEFDRFYNALITAETAPLKEFEKEVFFEGCMPIEVMAKRGRKTMLFGPMKPVGLEDPKTGKRPYAVVQLRQDDAAGTLYNIVGFQTHLKWGAQKEVLQLIPGLEQAEIVRYGVMHRNTFINSPKVLKSTYQFKLREDLFFAGQMTGVEGYVESAASGLVAGINAARLVNGQETVSFPVETAIGSMAHYITTTNAKNFQPMNANFGLFPELPVRIKGKQERNEQHAKRALETIQNFKNSL; encoded by the coding sequence ATGTCAGATAAATTTGTAAATGTAATTGGTGCGGGGCTTGCAGGAAGTGAAGCAGCCTGGCAATTAGCGATAAGGGGGATTTCAGTCCGATTATATGAAATGAGACCTGTTAAACAAACCCCGGCACATCATACAGATAAATTCGCTGAGCTTGTCTGTAGTAATTCCTTAAGAGCCAATAATTTAACGAATGCAGTAGGTGTATTAAAGGAGGAAATGCGTCAGCTTGATTCAGTGATCATACGATCTGCCGACGAATGCGCTGTACCAGCTGGAGGTGCGTTAGCCGTTGATCGCCATGAATTTGCGGGGCATGTTACGGATAGTGTAAAAAACCATCCAAATGTGACGGTTATGAACGAAGAGGTAACGGAGATACCTGAGGGAGTGACCATTATTGCGACTGGTCCATTAACAAGTTCAGCACTTGCTGAAAAACTGAAGACAATGACTGGAGAGGATTATTTATATTTTTATGATGCTGCCGCACCAATCGTTGAAAAAGATAGTATTGACATGAACAAGGTATACTTAAAATCCCGTTACGATAAAGGCGAAGCTGCTTATTTAAACTGTCCGATGACAGAGGAAGAATTCGATCGCTTCTATAATGCTTTAATTACGGCAGAAACAGCACCTTTGAAGGAGTTTGAAAAGGAGGTTTTCTTTGAAGGGTGTATGCCAATTGAAGTGATGGCTAAAAGAGGGAGAAAAACGATGTTATTCGGTCCTATGAAGCCAGTTGGACTTGAGGACCCGAAAACAGGGAAAAGACCTTATGCTGTTGTTCAATTGCGCCAGGATGACGCCGCTGGAACACTATATAATATTGTTGGCTTTCAGACGCATTTGAAGTGGGGAGCACAGAAAGAAGTGCTGCAATTAATCCCCGGTCTTGAACAAGCGGAGATTGTACGCTACGGTGTCATGCATCGAAATACCTTTATTAATTCACCAAAAGTGTTAAAGTCAACCTATCAATTTAAACTCCGTGAAGATTTGTTTTTTGCTGGTCAAATGACAGGAGTGGAAGGGTATGTTGAATCGGCAGCAAGTGGATTGGTTGCCGGAATAAACGCTGCAAGACTAGTAAATGGGCAAGAGACAGTGTCTTTTCCTGTGGAAACAGCAATTGGTAGTATGGCACATTATATTACAACGACTAATGCGAAGAACTTCCAGCCGATGAATGCTAATTTTGGCTTG
- the lepB gene encoding signal peptidase I, with amino-acid sequence MAKKKNELWEWIKALVIAVLLAAVIRYFLFAPIVVDGLSMMPTLHDQDRMIVSKFSYKIGAPERFDIIVFHAPEEKDYIKRVIGLPGDTIEYKDDTLYINGKRYKEPYLDEYKKQVIDGPLTEPFTLEEKIGQSTVPEGELFVMGDNRRFSKDSRHIGTVPMEKVLGKTSVIYWPLEDVRFIK; translated from the coding sequence TTGGCAAAGAAAAAGAATGAATTATGGGAATGGATTAAGGCATTAGTTATTGCCGTATTATTAGCAGCAGTTATCCGATACTTTTTATTTGCTCCAATTGTCGTTGATGGTCTTTCCATGATGCCGACGTTACATGACCAAGACCGAATGATCGTCAGTAAGTTCAGCTATAAAATTGGTGCGCCTGAGCGTTTTGACATCATTGTATTCCATGCGCCTGAGGAAAAGGATTACATAAAACGAGTGATTGGTCTTCCGGGGGATACAATCGAGTATAAAGACGATACGCTGTACATAAATGGAAAGCGATATAAAGAGCCGTATCTAGATGAGTATAAAAAGCAAGTAATTGATGGTCCGTTGACGGAACCATTTACATTAGAAGAAAAAATTGGCCAGTCAACCGTACCAGAAGGTGAATTATTTGTGATGGGTGATAATCGCCGTTTTAGTAAAGACAGTCGTCATATCGGGACCGTGCCAATGGAAAAAGTATTAGGAAAAACAAGTGTGATTTATTGGCCGTTAGAGGATGTACGTTTTATTAAGTAA
- a CDS encoding EscU/YscU/HrcU family type III secretion system export apparatus switch protein, with product MTNQFEKRKEAVVLSYEEHQSDAPRIVAKGKGLTADKILAEAKKHQIPIQEDPSLVELLGKLNINDKIPDELYQAVAEVFAFIYQLDSKVNK from the coding sequence ATGACGAATCAGTTTGAGAAAAGAAAAGAAGCGGTTGTCCTTTCCTATGAGGAGCATCAATCAGATGCTCCAAGGATTGTCGCTAAAGGAAAGGGACTGACAGCCGACAAAATTCTAGCAGAAGCCAAAAAACATCAAATTCCAATACAGGAGGATCCTTCTTTAGTAGAGTTATTAGGAAAGTTAAATATAAATGATAAGATTCCTGATGAGCTTTATCAGGCAGTTGCAGAGGTATTTGCCTTCATCTATCAGTTAGATTCGAAGGTGAATAAATAA
- the rplS gene encoding 50S ribosomal protein L19, with product MHKLIEEITKEQLRSDLPSFRPGDTVRVHVKVVEGTRERIQVYEGVVIKRRGGGISETFTVRKISYGVGVERTFPVHTPKIAKLEVIRRGKVRRAKLYYLRNLRGKKARIKEIR from the coding sequence ATGCATAAATTAATCGAAGAAATCACAAAAGAACAACTTCGTTCAGATCTTCCTTCATTCCGTCCTGGTGACACAGTACGTGTACACGTTAAGGTTGTTGAGGGAACTCGTGAGCGTATTCAGGTATATGAAGGTGTTGTGATTAAGCGTCGTGGTGGTGGAATCAGCGAAACTTTTACAGTTCGTAAGATTTCTTACGGAGTAGGCGTTGAGCGTACTTTCCCTGTTCATACACCAAAAATTGCGAAGCTTGAAGTGATTCGTCGCGGTAAAGTCCGTCGTGCGAAACTTTATTATCTACGTAACCTACGTGGTAAAAAAGCTCGTATTAAAGAAATTCGATAA
- the ylqF gene encoding ribosome biogenesis GTPase YlqF, with the protein MTIQWFPGHMAKARRQVTEKLKLIDIIFELVDARIPLSSRNPMIDEIIQHKPRLVLLNKADMADKAVTKEWVEYFKKQGIKALAINSQAGTGMKEIVSAAQEILKDKFDRLKAKGVKPRAIRAMIVGIPNVGKSTLINRLAKKNIAKTGNTPGVTKAQQWIKVGKELELLDTPGILWPKFEDPEVGLKLALTGAIKDAILNLQDVAIYAIRFLEGNYPTRFKERFHIDEFPEDIVQFFDMIGKQRGCLMGKGEVDYDKVTELIIREIRTEKMGAISFEKPVIAASESNTDA; encoded by the coding sequence TTGACAATCCAATGGTTTCCTGGGCATATGGCTAAGGCTAGAAGACAGGTAACAGAAAAGTTAAAGCTAATAGATATTATTTTTGAATTGGTGGATGCCCGCATTCCCTTGTCTTCACGTAATCCCATGATTGATGAAATCATTCAGCATAAGCCTAGGCTTGTACTGTTAAATAAAGCAGATATGGCGGATAAGGCTGTTACGAAAGAATGGGTGGAGTACTTCAAGAAACAGGGAATAAAGGCGTTAGCCATAAACTCCCAAGCTGGTACAGGAATGAAAGAAATCGTGTCAGCAGCCCAGGAGATATTAAAGGATAAGTTTGACAGGTTGAAAGCGAAGGGGGTTAAACCTCGAGCTATAAGAGCGATGATTGTTGGAATTCCTAATGTTGGAAAGTCCACCTTAATTAACCGCTTAGCAAAGAAAAATATCGCCAAAACGGGAAATACTCCGGGCGTTACAAAGGCCCAGCAATGGATTAAAGTAGGAAAAGAACTCGAATTATTGGATACTCCGGGAATTCTTTGGCCAAAATTCGAAGATCCAGAGGTCGGATTGAAGCTTGCACTAACGGGAGCGATTAAGGATGCAATCTTAAATTTACAGGATGTGGCAATTTATGCGATTCGCTTTCTTGAGGGGAATTATCCAACCCGTTTTAAGGAACGTTTTCATATCGATGAATTTCCAGAAGATATCGTTCAATTTTTTGATATGATTGGTAAACAACGAGGCTGTTTAATGGGAAAAGGCGAGGTTGACTACGATAAAGTAACCGAGCTCATTATCCGAGAAATCCGGACTGAAAAAATGGGAGCAATATCGTTTGAAAAACCCGTAATAGCTGCTTCTGAGTCGAATACAGATGCGTAA
- the dprA gene encoding DNA-processing protein DprA: MNFKQRLIHLHHCRGASWDSIFTILKKDPQLNSLYDSHPKSLLCALKTAPSILHDLKLENAIDRIHSYEQLQINILTIFDDEYPMLLKETYKPPWVLYVKGDIDLLNSKRKRLAVVGSRQATAFGKKSIELLFPELIKQDTVIVSGLAAGIDAEAHQTAIRLGGKTIGVIAGGFEYIYPKQNERLAQEMMQTHLVISEYPPHTPPQKWHFPMRNRIIAGISQGTLVVEAKKRSGSLITADYALQEGRDVFAIPGHILTPYSFGTNHLIQQGAKLVITAQDILEEL, from the coding sequence ATGAATTTCAAACAAAGACTGATTCATCTCCACCATTGCAGAGGGGCGAGTTGGGATAGTATTTTTACAATTCTTAAAAAAGACCCCCAGTTAAACTCCCTCTATGATTCCCATCCTAAGAGCCTGCTCTGCGCGCTAAAAACCGCTCCTTCCATCCTTCATGACTTAAAATTAGAGAATGCTATCGACAGGATTCACTCTTATGAGCAGTTGCAGATTAATATTTTGACTATTTTTGATGATGAATATCCTATGCTGTTAAAAGAAACGTATAAGCCTCCCTGGGTCCTTTATGTAAAAGGTGATATAGACCTATTAAATTCGAAAAGGAAACGGCTTGCTGTCGTTGGCTCTAGACAGGCAACAGCATTTGGGAAAAAGTCTATCGAGTTATTATTTCCAGAGTTAATAAAACAGGACACGGTCATAGTAAGCGGTCTTGCTGCCGGAATAGACGCAGAAGCACATCAAACTGCTATTCGTCTTGGCGGTAAGACAATTGGTGTTATTGCAGGTGGATTCGAATATATATATCCTAAGCAGAATGAAAGGCTTGCACAGGAAATGATGCAGACACATTTGGTGATATCTGAATATCCTCCACATACCCCTCCTCAAAAATGGCATTTTCCGATGAGAAATCGTATTATTGCAGGAATCAGTCAGGGAACCCTTGTTGTCGAAGCAAAAAAAAGGAGTGGTTCATTGATTACAGCAGATTACGCACTGCAAGAAGGAAGGGATGTATTTGCTATTCCCGGACATATTCTTACTCCGTATTCATTTGGAACGAATCACCTTATTCAACAAGGTGCCAAACTTGTTATCACAGCGCAGGATATTTTAGAAGAGTTATAA